From Sphingobium sp. RAC03, a single genomic window includes:
- a CDS encoding aromatic ring-hydroxylating oxygenase subunit alpha, with protein MGYHDVIGQEAEKMLEYVETGTTHSAADTMEVPATAYTDPAYFEREKAEIFMKLPLLAALTAEMPNPGDYKAMELLGKPVLITRKSDGTVAAMLNVCTHRGMILKPEGHGNAKRFSCPYHAWTYSNDGKLIGVAEPQKFGPICKEERNLTALPVAEAGGIIWICLTPGLEFDIAAHLGGMLDDLNAYGLGDWHYCGSRRIHGPNWKIAYDGYLEGYHFAAAHPTTIHPRTFSNIMHFTAFGPHMRVGYPQVRIKEALGAIPRADWGEHENEGYDFVRTIFPNISIFFAPEITQVAQLIPGDTPGSNITNLMFIRREPPKDEADAAAIEGMMNWLRDVVNDEDYGVGLQVQKGLESGAVKSVIFGRNERGNQYFHNYVDYLQRADPDESPPEL; from the coding sequence ATGGGCTATCATGACGTCATCGGCCAGGAAGCCGAAAAGATGCTCGAATATGTCGAGACGGGCACCACCCACAGCGCCGCCGACACGATGGAAGTGCCCGCCACCGCCTATACCGACCCCGCCTATTTCGAGCGGGAGAAGGCGGAAATCTTCATGAAACTGCCGCTGCTCGCCGCGCTTACCGCCGAAATGCCCAATCCGGGCGATTACAAGGCGATGGAGTTGCTCGGCAAACCCGTCCTCATCACGCGCAAGAGCGACGGCACGGTCGCGGCGATGCTGAACGTCTGCACCCATCGCGGCATGATCCTCAAGCCCGAAGGCCATGGCAATGCCAAGCGCTTTTCCTGCCCCTATCATGCCTGGACCTACAGCAATGACGGCAAGCTGATCGGCGTCGCCGAACCGCAGAAGTTCGGCCCCATCTGCAAGGAAGAACGCAACCTCACCGCCTTGCCCGTCGCCGAAGCGGGCGGCATCATCTGGATCTGCCTGACGCCGGGGCTGGAGTTCGACATCGCCGCGCATCTCGGCGGCATGCTTGATGACCTCAATGCCTATGGCCTTGGCGACTGGCATTATTGCGGGTCGCGCCGCATCCATGGCCCCAATTGGAAGATCGCCTATGACGGCTATCTGGAGGGCTATCATTTCGCCGCCGCGCACCCCACCACCATCCATCCGCGCACCTTCAGCAACATCATGCACTTCACCGCCTTCGGGCCGCATATGCGCGTCGGCTATCCCCAGGTGCGGATCAAGGAAGCGCTGGGCGCGATCCCGCGTGCCGACTGGGGCGAGCATGAGAATGAAGGCTATGACTTCGTCCGCACCATCTTCCCCAACATCTCCATCTTCTTCGCGCCCGAAATCACCCAGGTCGCCCAGCTCATCCCCGGCGACACGCCCGGCAGCAACATCACCAACCTGATGTTCATCCGCCGTGAACCGCCCAAGGACGAAGCGGACGCCGCCGCGATCGAAGGCATGATGAACTGGCTGCGCGACGTCGTGAATGACGAGGATTATGGCGTCGGCCTGCAGGTGCAAAAGGGGCTGGAATCAGGCGCGGTAAAATCGGTCATCTTCGGCCGCAACGAGCGCGGCAACCAATATTTCCACAATTATGTCGACTATCTCCAGCGCGCCGACCCGGACGAAAGCCCGCCGGAATTGTGA